GCTTGGCGTGGCTATTTATTGAGGCATCCGGCCAGCCAGCTTAGCCAGTGACATCAAGATACCCAGATTTACGACAACGCCGATTGCCAATAGACTTGAAGTCGCCAAAGCGAAGCCGGCCGTATAGCCCAGCGCTTCAACATCCAGCCAAATATCCAAAGCGTGCACATAACCGTGAAACACCGCGACGCCCGTAACCAGCAGTAACGAAAAAACCCAGTGCAATTTGCGTCCCGACGCCAACAGCAAACCCAAAATCAGCACGCTCGCATACATCAGCGTTTCAGCGTGGGCAATCTCCAACGGGATCAGGGTCAAACCGCCGCCCAGCAAAAGCATGGACAGGAACAACAGCGCCAGCCATAAAACCGATTTGCCGCTAACTGTTCGGCATATCCACATACCCACCGCCAACATCGTCAGAATATGATCCGAACTGGAAAAAGGGTGGAATAAGCCGCTGAGGAAACCGATAGTATCGCCGGTCCAATGGAACGGGTGCGCCTGCGCAGCTGGCATGATCGCCAGCATCAAAACGGGAAACTTTCGAATTAGTTTCTGATTCATGCTTCTGTCTCCGATGGCGGCAAGTCTGGGAAGAATTTCCATAACAGCCGCCATCGTAGCAGAAATAGGATAAATTAAAAATAATTCATAACAATTTCTTGTACAAAGCTCTTCGTTTTAAAACTCGTACTTAAACCCTGCCTGCACCAGACGCGGCATGCCGGACTGGATACCGCGCACCCGGTCGGTGATGTAGGTGTTGTCCAGCATGTTTTTCAGCGAAACGAACAGCGTTAAGTCCTTGCGCACCTTGTACGAGCTGGCGAAGTTGACCACCACGTAGTCGTTGATTTTGCCGTAGCTACCGCCCAAAGCCGCGCTGCTGGTGGGGCCGTTGGGGTGATCGGCGCCGCTGTCCAGATTCAGAAAATCGGCGTATTGCTCGCTGACGAAGGCTGCTTCCAAGTGGGCATCGAAACCGGTCGGATGCGAGTAGCCCAAGGTCGCGGTCAACAGGCTTTCCGGTGCGTAGGGTGCGCGCTTGCCCGGCGCGGAACCGAACACATTGCCGCCGGGGCAACTCGCCGGATAGGCGCCGCTGGACAACGGCACACAGCGGAAGGCTTCGGTGGTCTCGGCGGTCGGCAGCCACATGTAGGCAATCTGCGCATACGGGTTATGGGTCCAGTCGAACACATCGCCGAAATCGGCCCGCGCCATCAGTTCGATACCTTCATACAAGGCCTTGCCTTGCGCCACCGGCACCGTGCCGCCGCCGACCGTGCCCAGTACGGTTAACGAATCGAAGTCGTTGTGGAAATAGGTCAACTCGGTCTTGACGCCGCGCACCGGCCGGGCCCTGATGCCGAACTCGGTGTTCCAACTGATCTCCGCGCCGACTTCCGCCGAGCCGCCGGTATCGTTGTAAACCGCGTCCTCCACTCGGGGTGGTGCGAAGCCACGGTGAATGCCGAAAAACAGCTCGGCGCTATCGATGGGCGCATACGTCATCGCGAACGACGGCAGGATTTCGGTCAGACTGCTTTGGCCTTGCGTGCCGTTCAGTAGATTCTTGCGCTCATAGCTGACCGATTCGACGCGCACGCCCGGCGTGAAGGTCCAATCGTTCCAGATGAATTTGTTCTGCACAAAGCCGGAATAGGCGTCGGCAAAGCGTTGGTTATTCTCGGTCAGTTGGCCGTAACTGCCGCCGTTGGGGTTACTGGCGTCGCGTGCGTCCGCGGTACTGCCGCGAATCATGCGCCGATACTGATTCTCGAAATGCGCCCGAAAACCCGCATCCAATTGGCTTTCGATGCCGAACAGATCGTGCTTGGCGTGCAAGGTCGGTGCCACGCCCCAGGTTTCGTAGTTACGCAAGCGGCCGGAGTTGTAATTACACAAATCCATATCGACCGGAATGCCGTTCTCGCGGTCTTGCACATAAGTCGAAATACCGCGAGAGACGCACTGGTTCTCGGTCGGAAACTCGTTTTGCTGTCGCCACCAGTTGCGTTCGTACGCCGACCAGTAAAAACTGGTTTCCAGCGTCACGTCGTTATTAAAGCTGTGCTCGTAGGTGGCCGAGGTTGACCAGCGGTCGTTGGTAAAATTGGCGTTCTTGTCCGGATTGTAACGCGCGCCCAGTTTGCGGTATTCGGCATCGGTCAAACCAAAGGCCGCGCCTTGTTCGTCCTGGTGGTAAAAGTCGCCGCGTAGGGTCAAGCGGTTGCGGGCATCGAAGTCGATGATGCTTTTCAGGTTGGCGTCGTCCACCACGGCGAAGGTATTGTCGCGGTTTTCCATGCCTTCCTTGTGGATGTAATCGACCACGCCGCCGACGGCATCCAGACCCTGAACTTTCTTAGCCATGCCGCCGTAGCGGGCGTGGCCGTTCAGATAATCGCGGTTGCCGCCGGTAAAACTGACGAAACCGCCGGGCGTGGTCGGCACCTTGGGCGTCAAATAATTGATCGCGCCGTTGATGGTTTGCGGGCCGAATTGAGTCAAATCGGCGCCCTTGTAAATCTCGATGCCGTCGTAGCGTTCGATCGGCGGATGGTAGTAAATATCGTTGTCGCCGTAGGGCGCGAAGTTGAACGGGATGCCGTCTTCCAGAAACAACACCTTGGTGGAACGGAACGGGTTCTGGCCGCGAAAGGCGATATTCGGCCGCAGGCCAAAGCCTTCCTCGTCGCGCACGTAGACGCCGGGCGCCTTGCGCAAGGCCTCGTTGACCGTGAACACCTGGTCACGTTCCAAAGTATCTTTGCTGATCACCGCCGTGGAGCCGGAAAAGGTCGCGGCTTTCTCGACGCTTTCTTCGACTTCGACGCTAGTCAGCGTGTCGACGGCATGCTCGGCTGAAGGCGAATGGGCCTCGGGTTCGGCCGCCGCCACGCTCCCGGCCATCACACCCGCTAGCAAAGCCGGCAATAATCCATGTTGTTTGGGCATATGATTCACTTCGGATTGAATATTGATTAACAACGCATCCAAGCCCCGGCAGGCCGAAACTGAATACCGGGGCGCAATGTAACCAAGCCAACTGAATCGAAACTGAAAATCCCGGCGCTTTGAATCCGGTTTTAGCGATGCAACGGCAAACTCACCGTTACCAAAAAGCCGCCCAGAACCTTACTGCGGCCAAAATATATTGCGCCATGGTAGGTGTTGACGATGTCCGACACGATACCAAGACCCAGGCCATGGCCTTGCACCGACTCATCCAGGCGCCGGCCGCGTTGAGTCAGGTAGGCCAGATCTTCGTTTTGGCAACCGGGGCCGTCGTCGGCGACCCGAATTACCACCCCGCCTTCCAGCGCCAATTCGACATCAATCCGCTGCTTCGCCCATTTGCAGGCGTTATCCAGCAGGTTGCCGAGGACTTCCATCAAGTCTTCCCGGTCGAAATGCAGCAGTTGTTTGGGTGCGGTGACTTGAATATCCAGCGACTTGTCGGCGTAAATGGCGCGCAGAGTCTTTTTCAGGGCGATGATTTCGCTATGCGGGTTGAAAGCCGGCGCCGCCTGCTGGTCGCCGGCGATCCGCGCCCGTTTTAACTCGCGTTCTACGCAATGGCGGATGGCCTGGCTTTGCTCATCCAGGCGCGACCGCAAGTCAGGCCGGCCATCGAAATGCGGGTCTTCGCCGGTTCTTAGTAATAGCGCCATCGGCGATTTCAGCGCATGCGCCAGATTGCCCATCGCGGTGCGCGATTGTTGCAAGCGGCGCACCACCAATTCCAGCAAATGGTTGATTTCCTCGACCAGCGGTTGGACTTCGGCCGGCACCTCGCTGCCGATATGTTGCCTGCCGCCGCCGGCGACCTGCTCCAGTTCGGCGCGCACCGTGGCCAGCGGACGTAGCGCGCGCTGGATGTCCCAGCGCAGCAGGCCGATGGCGCTGAACAATATCAGCAGGGTCAAACCCAAATAAGCCACGCGAATGGCGGTGATGTCGTGGTCGACTGCCGATAGGTCTTCGGCCACGCTGATGTTGATCCGATGCCCGAAACGAACCGCGCCCAAGGTCAATACCAACAGCGGCGTTTGCTCGGGTCCGGCCGCATGGTAAAGCATCGACTGCTCAGGCCCGACGGCCTCGACCGCCAGCGGAAAATCCAGCAAAGACGGCGACGGGTAGGCCTGGGTATCGATCTTGATCTGGTAGTAGTGGCCGGACAAACGGCGGTTGTAGACCGAACTGATATGGAAACTATTGAAAGTGACTTGGTCGGCGTCGCTGTAGGCCAGAGATTCCAGCAGTGAGTAACCGTCGTCGGCCAGGCGGTTGGCCATCTGTTTTTCGGCGGCGCTGCGGATAATCCAGTCGGCGGCCAGCCAATGCAGGATGAAAATCGCCCCCAACACCGCGATCAGGCCACGGCCCAGGCGCTTGCGCAACGACATCATGGC
The window above is part of the Methylomonas sp. ZR1 genome. Proteins encoded here:
- a CDS encoding HupE/UreJ family protein is translated as MNQKLIRKFPVLMLAIMPAAQAHPFHWTGDTIGFLSGLFHPFSSSDHILTMLAVGMWICRTVSGKSVLWLALLFLSMLLLGGGLTLIPLEIAHAETLMYASVLILGLLLASGRKLHWVFSLLLVTGVAVFHGYVHALDIWLDVEALGYTAGFALATSSLLAIGVVVNLGILMSLAKLAGRMPQ
- a CDS encoding TonB-dependent receptor — encoded protein: MPKQHGLLPALLAGVMAGSVAAAEPEAHSPSAEHAVDTLTSVEVEESVEKAATFSGSTAVISKDTLERDQVFTVNEALRKAPGVYVRDEEGFGLRPNIAFRGQNPFRSTKVLFLEDGIPFNFAPYGDNDIYYHPPIERYDGIEIYKGADLTQFGPQTINGAINYLTPKVPTTPGGFVSFTGGNRDYLNGHARYGGMAKKVQGLDAVGGVVDYIHKEGMENRDNTFAVVDDANLKSIIDFDARNRLTLRGDFYHQDEQGAAFGLTDAEYRKLGARYNPDKNANFTNDRWSTSATYEHSFNNDVTLETSFYWSAYERNWWRQQNEFPTENQCVSRGISTYVQDRENGIPVDMDLCNYNSGRLRNYETWGVAPTLHAKHDLFGIESQLDAGFRAHFENQYRRMIRGSTADARDASNPNGGSYGQLTENNQRFADAYSGFVQNKFIWNDWTFTPGVRVESVSYERKNLLNGTQGQSSLTEILPSFAMTYAPIDSAELFFGIHRGFAPPRVEDAVYNDTGGSAEVGAEISWNTEFGIRARPVRGVKTELTYFHNDFDSLTVLGTVGGGTVPVAQGKALYEGIELMARADFGDVFDWTHNPYAQIAYMWLPTAETTEAFRCVPLSSGAYPASCPGGNVFGSAPGKRAPYAPESLLTATLGYSHPTGFDAHLEAAFVSEQYADFLNLDSGADHPNGPTSSAALGGSYGKINDYVVVNFASSYKVRKDLTLFVSLKNMLDNTYITDRVRGIQSGMPRLVQAGFKYEF
- a CDS encoding sensor histidine kinase codes for the protein MMSLRKRLGRGLIAVLGAIFILHWLAADWIIRSAAEKQMANRLADDGYSLLESLAYSDADQVTFNSFHISSVYNRRLSGHYYQIKIDTQAYPSPSLLDFPLAVEAVGPEQSMLYHAAGPEQTPLLVLTLGAVRFGHRINISVAEDLSAVDHDITAIRVAYLGLTLLILFSAIGLLRWDIQRALRPLATVRAELEQVAGGGRQHIGSEVPAEVQPLVEEINHLLELVVRRLQQSRTAMGNLAHALKSPMALLLRTGEDPHFDGRPDLRSRLDEQSQAIRHCVERELKRARIAGDQQAAPAFNPHSEIIALKKTLRAIYADKSLDIQVTAPKQLLHFDREDLMEVLGNLLDNACKWAKQRIDVELALEGGVVIRVADDGPGCQNEDLAYLTQRGRRLDESVQGHGLGLGIVSDIVNTYHGAIYFGRSKVLGGFLVTVSLPLHR